A window of Microbispora hainanensis genomic DNA:
ATGTCGGCCACCTTGCCCTCGGTGAACACGCCGATCGCCCCGGGCAGGTCGAGCGGCAGGCCCAGGCTGCGGGCGAAGTTGTTGGTGGTGCCGAGCGGAAGCACGCCGAGGGCGATGTCGCGGCCCGCCACGTGCCTGAACGAGCTGCTCAGCGTGCCGTCGCCGCCGCCCACGACGAGCAGATCGGGGCCGGAGTCGAGCGCGCGGGTCAGGATGTCGCGCAGCCGTGAGGGGTCGGTCACGGGGTGGACGCCGGTGAGCCGGAAGTCCCGCTCCTTCAGCAGCCGCAGCACCTCGGCATAGTGGCGGCGGCCCCGCCGGGACTTGGTGTTCACCACGACCGCGGCCTTCCGCTCCCGGTGGATGGCCGCCGTGTGATCCGCCTTGGTCCGCACGCTCACATGCTAGGGGCAGCCGCGCCCGGGCGCGCGGGCCCGGCGTGACCGCGCCCGCCCGGCATGACCCCACCCTCCCGGCATAGCCGCGCCCCGGCATGAGTGTGCCCGGCGGCCGTCCGGAGCGGACGGCGGCCGGGCACGGGGACCACCTGGCGGTGGTTACTTCTTGGCCGGGGTCACCTGGATGATCGCGGCCAGGTTGGCCGGCAGCGGGCTGATCAGCTTGATCTGCACGCCGAGCTGCTTGCCCTCGTCACCGGGGTTGCCGGAGCCGAGGATCGCGCCGCCGATGTCGGTGCCGTACAGCTCCTTGGCCGGGGTGCCGTCCGGGTGGACGATCCGGGTGGTGTACGGCTGGTTGTCCTTCGACGGGACGACCGCCGAGGAGTCACGCTGGCGGTAGTAGAGGCTGCCGTCGCGGATCTCCAGGCCGGGGTACCAGCCCTTGGCGTCCGTGAACGACTTCACCGCGGCCTGCTTGCCGAACGAGGTGCAGTACTCCTTGAACGGCTCGCCCTCGACGCACTCCTTGAACGGGTAGGTGCCGACGAAGTTGAACGCCGCGTTGGACGACTGCGGGCGGGACGGCAGGTTCTTCAGGACGGTCGGGTCCTTCTGCGCCGCCGCACCCGTACGGCGCAGCGGGTCGAAGTGCGAGTCCACGATGAGCAGCTCGCCCTTCGGGCCCACCGACGGCAGGTCGAACGTGCGGCCCGAGACGTCGTTGTTGGACACCGAGGTGTCGCGGTACCACACGAGCAGACCGGGGGCGTTGTACTTGACCTTCTCGACCTTCCAGGCGCCGTCGCGCAGCCAGGTCGTGTCGTAGGCGTACTCCAGGCCCTTGTCGAACCCGTCGAAGTTGCGCCACTCGGCCAGGTAGTACTGCGCCGCCTGCTCCTCACCGGGGTGGATGATCCAGCCGGCGCCGCTGGTGTCGGTGAACGTGCCCTTGGTGGTCGTCCAGCCGTTGGCGCCGCCCTCGACGTCGTCGGTCCAGACCGCGGTGGCGCCGCTGTTCAGCGAGAAGTCGTCGTTGAACCAGCCGCGCTGCACGGACGCCGCGTCCGTGGCGTAACGCAGGCGGATCTGGACGGACGTGCCAGCGAACGGCGCGAGGTCGACGTACAGGTGGTGCCAGCCGCCGCTCTCACCGGTGAGGCCGTACTTCTTGTTGCCGTAGTCCTTCAGGCGGCCGTTCGGGTCGGTGTAGTCGTCACCGGTGGTGGCGAGGCTGCCGTCCTCGTTGTAGATCTTCTGCTCGGTCCAGGTGGCGCCGCCGTCCGTGGAGATCTCGAAGAAGCCGAAGTCCCAGTCGGTCTCGATGCCCCAGTCGCTCCACCACCAGAACTTCGCGTCCGACCCGGCCGGGACGTCGACGGTCCTGCTCAGCTTGTTGTCGGCCCAGTCCTGGTCGCTGTTGGACCACCACATGTTCGTCCCGCTGTGCGGGACGGACATGATGTTCTGCTTGTCCGGCAGGTTGATCCGGACGCCGTCCTCGGTGCCCTTGGGCGTACGCGAGGTCTGGCCGACCACCAGGAGCTGGTCCTTGCCGCCCGGCTCGATGACCTTCGGGTTGGCCCAGCCGAGCACCCACTTGTCCCACAGGCCCATGTGGGTGGGCAGCGACTGGAAGATCGGCCCGGAGTGCGAGCCGCTCGACATCAGGTCCCAGAAGTCGACGTCGGAGTCGCCGGCGCCGGTGGTGTCGTACAGGTCCGGCAGGCCGAGGTCGTGGCCGTACTCGTGGGCGAACACGCCGACCCCCGCGTCCTCCGGCTGGAGGATGTAGTTGGAGATCTTGATGTTCGTGCCCGGCACCGTGTATCCGCCGGCCACGTCGCTGGAGTGGGCCCACAGGGAGAACGTGCCCTCGGCGCCGCCGCCACCGGACTTGTCCTCACCGGCGTGGATCAGCACGAGGTGGTCGATGACGCCGTCCGGCTCGTCGTAGTTGCCGTCGCCGTCGGCGTCGGAGGTGTCCTCGACGTCGTAGTCGGCCCACGGGAAGTTCGGGTTCGACTGCACGAGCGCGTTGACCGCGTCGATCGCGAGCTGGGCGGGGCCGCGCGGGTTGTCCGGGTGACCGGTCATGTCCTGCGGGTAGGTGTGGCACTTGCCCGCGCCGTACCACGCCTCGGAGTGCGGCACCTTGAGCCAGCCGACGGCCTGACCGGTGACGGTGTAGGCGCCCTTGGACATCTCCTCGTACATGTTCTTCAGGGTCGAACCGGAGATGTCGATGCCCTTCTTGCCGTCCCGGGGGTCCTTCAGGTCCGGACGGACCCGGGTCGTGATCCCCTTGGAGGTGTAGAGCATGTTGTTGTAATGGGCCGTGTTGAAGTCGGCCACCCACATGGAGTTGTTGTCCTTGCCCCCACCGCCGGCGGTGGCGGGGTTGGGGATCGTGTTGTGCAGCGGGCCGTTCAGCTTGGTGCCCGGCGGCTCGGTGATGCAGTCGTCGACGTCGTCGATCGTCCTCGGGTGCGACCAGCCGGAGAAGTCGTCGTTGGCCTGGTCGTTGAACTCGACCAGCAGCGTGAGGAGCTTGGCGGTCCGGGTCGTCTTCGCCTTCTTGTAGATGAAGTCGAAGGGGTTCTTCCCGGTCCTGATCGCCTGCTTCTCATGCTTGGCCAGGACCCGCGCCGCGACCGGGTTGCCGCTCGCGAACTTGTGGTCGATCGCCCGCGCCAGCGCGGCGGTGCGCTTGACGCCCTGGGACGGGACCTTCTCCTCGGTGGTGGTGAAGTCGCCCTGAACGCGCGGCGGCGCGTAGTTGATGTAGTGGTCCTTGGCGGAGGGCTGGTAGCCCGCCGTGGGCGCCGCAGCCGCGCCTGCTGCGGCCAGACCTCCTGCCGCCAGCCCGAGCGCGGGCACGATCGCGGCGAGACGCCGGATTCTTCTGGACAACGAGATCCCTTCCCGTCCGGGTTCCCCGGACACCCATGCACAGCGCGCCGGGATGAGCGCGCATGCGGGACCTTAAACGAGGGGGTAAAGGCCGGGTAAAGAGCGATCCGGCATGGTTGTCAAAATGTGATCTGTACCGAAAACCGTTAATAATTCCGGATGGGACCTGATACCGAACAGTGCCGTAAAGTCCAGACGTGAACGAGCTGACTTCCGCGCTCGCCGCGGCGCTGCCGGACGGGCGAGTCCTCACCGATCCCGACGTCGTCGACTCGTACGCCAGGGACCGCACCTTCGTGCCGCCGGGCAGGCCGCTCGGCGTGGTGCTCGCGCGGTCCCGCGACGACGTCGTGGCCACGATGCGCTGGGCGACCGAGCACCGCGTGCCGGTGGTCCCGCGCGGCGCGGGCACCGGGCTCGCCGGCGGGGCGACGGCCGTCGACGGCTGCGTCGTCCTGTCGCTCGCCCGGATGACCGCGATCCGCGAGCTGTCGCCGCAGGACGAGATCGCGGTCGTGGAGCCCGGCGTCATCACCGCCGACCTCGACCGGGCGGCCCGCGAGCACGGCCTGATGTACGCCCCCGACCCCTCGTCGTACGAGATCTCGACCATCGGCGGCAACCTGGCGACCAACGCGGGCGGGCTGCGGTGCGTGAAATACGGCGTGACCCGCGACTCGACGCTCGGGCTCGAGGTCGTGCTGGCGGACGGGCGGGTGCTGAACACCGGCCGCCGCACGATGAAGGGCGTGGCCGGATATGACCTGACCGGCCTGTTCGTCGGCTCGGAGGGCACGCTCGGCGTGATCACGGCCGCGACCGTGCGGCTGCGGCGGGCCCCGGGCGAGCTGGCCACGATCGCCGCCGAGTTCACCTCGCTGCGCGACGCCGCGGCGGCCGTCTCGGCGATCGTCGCCGCGGGCTGCCGGCCGTCGATGCTCGAACTCATGGACCGCACGACGCTGCAGGCCATCGACGACTGGAAGAACATCGGGCTTGAGCCGTCCACCAGGGCGATGCTCATCGCCCAGGCCGAGGGCTCGGCGGACGAGATGGCCGCGCTGTGCGGCGCCGCGTCGTTCGTGGCGGTGTCGTCCACGCCGGAGGAGGCCGCCGAGCTGATCGGCGTCAGGCGCCTGGCCTACCACGCCAAGGAGCGGCTGGGCCAGTGCCTCGTGGAGGACGTGTGCGTGCCCCGCTCGGTGCTCCCCGAGATGATCACCGCGATCGAGGAGGCCGCGGCACGGCACGGCGTGCTGATCGCGACGGTCGCCCACGCGGGGGACGGCAACGTGCACCCGGTGTTCATATTCGACCGCGGCCTCGCCGAGCCGCCGGAAGAGGTGTGGGCCGCCGCCGACGAGGTCTTCCGCGCCGCGCTCGACCTCGGCGGCACGCTCACCGGCGAACACGGCGTCGGCCTGCTGAAAAAGCGCTGGCTCGGCCTCGAAACCGGCCCGGTGGCCGCCGAACTGCACCAGGGCATCAAGCAGGTGTTCGACCCTTTGAACATCCTCAACCCCGGTAAGGCCATCTGACCACTGGTAGCGTTTGGTGCCATTGTCAGGTTGCGTGGTAATCGGGGGCGATGGTGGCGTTAGAGGCTGGGGATCCCGACCGCCTGGGCCCGTTCACGCTCGTCGACCGGCTCGGTGAAGGCGGCCAGGGAGTCGTCTTCCTCGGGCGCGGGCCGGCGGGCGAGCAGGTCGCGGTCAAGTTGCTGCACACCCGTCTGACGGCCGATCCGGAGGCGCGGGAGCGGTTCCTGCGCGAGGTCGCGCTGGCGCAGCGGGTCGCGCCCTTCTGCACTGCCCCTGTGCTGTACGCCGACCTCGCCGGCAATCAGCCGTTCATCGTCAGCGAGTTCGTGTCCGGGCCCTCGCTGCGGCAGCTCGTCGACCGGGAGGGGCCGCGCCGGGGCGCCGCGCTCGAACGGCTCGCCATCAGCACGGCGACGGCGCTGGCCGCCATCCACCGG
This region includes:
- a CDS encoding immune inhibitor A domain-containing protein, which produces MSRRIRRLAAIVPALGLAAGGLAAAGAAAAPTAGYQPSAKDHYINYAPPRVQGDFTTTEEKVPSQGVKRTAALARAIDHKFASGNPVAARVLAKHEKQAIRTGKNPFDFIYKKAKTTRTAKLLTLLVEFNDQANDDFSGWSHPRTIDDVDDCITEPPGTKLNGPLHNTIPNPATAGGGGKDNNSMWVADFNTAHYNNMLYTSKGITTRVRPDLKDPRDGKKGIDISGSTLKNMYEEMSKGAYTVTGQAVGWLKVPHSEAWYGAGKCHTYPQDMTGHPDNPRGPAQLAIDAVNALVQSNPNFPWADYDVEDTSDADGDGNYDEPDGVIDHLVLIHAGEDKSGGGGAEGTFSLWAHSSDVAGGYTVPGTNIKISNYILQPEDAGVGVFAHEYGHDLGLPDLYDTTGAGDSDVDFWDLMSSGSHSGPIFQSLPTHMGLWDKWVLGWANPKVIEPGGKDQLLVVGQTSRTPKGTEDGVRINLPDKQNIMSVPHSGTNMWWSNSDQDWADNKLSRTVDVPAGSDAKFWWWSDWGIETDWDFGFFEISTDGGATWTEQKIYNEDGSLATTGDDYTDPNGRLKDYGNKKYGLTGESGGWHHLYVDLAPFAGTSVQIRLRYATDAASVQRGWFNDDFSLNSGATAVWTDDVEGGANGWTTTKGTFTDTSGAGWIIHPGEEQAAQYYLAEWRNFDGFDKGLEYAYDTTWLRDGAWKVEKVKYNAPGLLVWYRDTSVSNNDVSGRTFDLPSVGPKGELLIVDSHFDPLRRTGAAAQKDPTVLKNLPSRPQSSNAAFNFVGTYPFKECVEGEPFKEYCTSFGKQAAVKSFTDAKGWYPGLEIRDGSLYYRQRDSSAVVPSKDNQPYTTRIVHPDGTPAKELYGTDIGGAILGSGNPGDEGKQLGVQIKLISPLPANLAAIIQVTPAKK
- a CDS encoding FAD-binding oxidoreductase, yielding MNELTSALAAALPDGRVLTDPDVVDSYARDRTFVPPGRPLGVVLARSRDDVVATMRWATEHRVPVVPRGAGTGLAGGATAVDGCVVLSLARMTAIRELSPQDEIAVVEPGVITADLDRAAREHGLMYAPDPSSYEISTIGGNLATNAGGLRCVKYGVTRDSTLGLEVVLADGRVLNTGRRTMKGVAGYDLTGLFVGSEGTLGVITAATVRLRRAPGELATIAAEFTSLRDAAAAVSAIVAAGCRPSMLELMDRTTLQAIDDWKNIGLEPSTRAMLIAQAEGSADEMAALCGAASFVAVSSTPEEAAELIGVRRLAYHAKERLGQCLVEDVCVPRSVLPEMITAIEEAAARHGVLIATVAHAGDGNVHPVFIFDRGLAEPPEEVWAAADEVFRAALDLGGTLTGEHGVGLLKKRWLGLETGPVAAELHQGIKQVFDPLNILNPGKAI